In Pseudomonas fluorescens, one genomic interval encodes:
- a CDS encoding BolA family protein, which produces MTMQQRIESTLGLLQPEHLQVLDESHMHSRGLQTHFKAVVVSAQFEGLNRVKRHQKVYGTLGELMGEFHALALHTYTPQEWAEVGAAPASPTCAGGSKH; this is translated from the coding sequence ATGACCATGCAACAACGCATCGAATCGACGCTGGGCCTGCTGCAGCCTGAGCATCTGCAAGTGCTGGACGAAAGCCACATGCACAGTCGCGGGTTACAGACGCACTTCAAGGCAGTGGTGGTCAGCGCGCAGTTCGAAGGCCTGAACCGGGTCAAGCGCCACCAGAAAGTCTACGGCACGCTTGGCGAGCTGATGGGCGAGTTCCATGCGTTGGCGCTGCACACCTACACCCCGCAGGAATGGGCAGAAGTGGGCGCCGCTCCGGCGTCGCCGACCTGTGCCGGCGGTAGCAAACACTGA
- a CDS encoding ABC transporter ATP-binding protein, whose protein sequence is MPDLADDTPAVKRVDRLSWAEVRRLALHHKKSLWIANGVAVLATLCSVPIPLLLPLLVDEVLLGHGDAALKVMNHVLPSMWQQAAGYIGLMLVVTLTLRCSALCFGVLQARLFARLAKDIVYRIRVRLIERLKRISLGEYESLGSGTVTTHLVTDLDTLDKFVGETLSRFLVAMLTLVGTASILMWMHWKLALLILLFNPLVIYATVQLGKRVKHLKKLENDSTSRFTQALSETLDAIQEVRAGNRQGFFLGRLGLRAQEVRNYAVNSQWKTDASNRASGLLFQFGIDIFRAAAMLTVLFSDLSIGQMLAVFSYLWFMIGPVEQLLNLQYAYYAAGGALARINELLARADEPQYPGGVDPFKGRETVGIEVQGLSFGYGDELVVDQMNLSIAPGEKVAIVGASGGGKSTLVQLLLGLYTPLSGTIRFGGSTQQEIGLELIRENVAVVLQHPALFNDTVRANLTMGRTRSDEACWQALEIAQLEATIRALPDGLDSIVGRSGVRLSGGQRQRLAIARMILAEPKVVILDEATSALDAATEYNLHQAMARFLNGRTTLIIAHRLSAVNQADRVLVFDGGQVAEDGDHQQLIADGGLYAKLYGHLQRL, encoded by the coding sequence GTGCCTGACCTGGCCGATGACACGCCAGCCGTAAAGCGTGTCGACCGGCTGAGCTGGGCAGAAGTCCGGCGTCTGGCGCTACATCACAAGAAATCCCTGTGGATCGCCAACGGCGTGGCCGTGCTGGCGACGCTGTGCAGCGTGCCGATTCCGTTGCTGCTGCCATTGCTGGTGGACGAAGTCCTGCTCGGGCATGGCGACGCTGCGTTGAAAGTCATGAACCATGTGTTGCCGTCGATGTGGCAACAGGCGGCGGGCTATATCGGCCTGATGCTGGTGGTCACTCTGACCCTGCGTTGCAGTGCCCTGTGCTTTGGCGTGTTGCAGGCGCGGCTGTTTGCGCGGCTGGCCAAGGACATCGTCTACCGCATTCGCGTGCGGCTGATCGAGCGCCTGAAAAGGATTTCCCTCGGCGAATACGAAAGCCTCGGCAGCGGCACCGTGACCACCCATCTGGTCACTGACCTCGACACCCTCGACAAATTTGTCGGCGAAACCCTCAGTCGTTTTCTGGTGGCGATGCTGACCCTGGTCGGCACCGCGAGCATCCTGATGTGGATGCACTGGAAACTGGCGCTGCTGATCCTGCTGTTCAATCCATTGGTGATCTACGCCACGGTGCAATTGGGCAAACGGGTCAAGCACCTGAAGAAACTGGAGAACGACAGCACCTCGCGTTTCACTCAGGCCTTGAGCGAAACCCTCGATGCGATCCAGGAAGTGCGCGCCGGCAACCGTCAGGGTTTCTTCCTCGGGCGACTCGGCTTGCGCGCGCAGGAAGTGCGTAACTATGCGGTCAACTCGCAGTGGAAGACCGATGCGTCGAACCGCGCCAGTGGTCTGCTGTTCCAGTTCGGCATCGACATCTTCCGCGCGGCGGCGATGCTCACGGTGCTGTTCTCCGACCTGTCGATCGGCCAGATGCTCGCGGTGTTCAGCTACCTGTGGTTCATGATCGGCCCGGTCGAACAACTGCTCAATCTGCAATACGCCTACTACGCGGCGGGTGGCGCACTGGCGCGGATCAACGAACTGCTGGCGCGGGCCGACGAGCCGCAATACCCGGGCGGCGTCGATCCGTTCAAGGGTCGCGAAACCGTGGGTATCGAGGTGCAGGGGCTGAGCTTCGGTTACGGCGATGAGCTGGTGGTGGATCAGATGAACCTGTCCATTGCCCCCGGTGAGAAAGTCGCGATTGTCGGCGCCAGCGGCGGCGGCAAAAGCACTTTGGTGCAACTGTTGTTAGGGCTGTACACGCCGTTGTCCGGGACTATCCGTTTCGGCGGTTCGACCCAACAGGAAATCGGTCTGGAGCTGATTCGTGAAAACGTCGCGGTGGTGCTGCAGCATCCGGCGCTGTTCAACGACACCGTCCGCGCCAATCTGACCATGGGCCGCACCCGCAGTGACGAAGCCTGCTGGCAGGCGCTGGAAATCGCTCAGTTGGAGGCGACCATCCGGGCGCTGCCGGACGGTCTCGACAGCATCGTCGGACGTTCCGGCGTGCGTCTGTCCGGTGGTCAGCGTCAGCGTCTGGCGATTGCGCGGATGATCCTCGCCGAGCCGAAAGTGGTGATTCTCGACGAAGCCACTTCAGCCCTCGACGCTGCCACCGAATACAACCTGCATCAGGCCATGGCGCGCTTCCTCAATGGCCGCACCACGCTGATCATTGCCCATCGCCTGTCGGCGGTGAACCAGGCGGATCGGGTGCTGGTGTTCGATGGCGGGCAAGTGGCCGAGGATGGCGACCACCAGCAACTGATCGCCGATGGCGGCCTCTACGCCAAACTCTACGGCCATCTGCAGCGCCTGTAA
- a CDS encoding DsbA family protein — translation MCSWCWGFAPVAKALVEQAQAAGVELHLVVGGLRTGSGAALEPTTRRYILEHWQAVNEATGQPFKFDGALPDGFVYDTEPACRAIVTARSLAPDCAWTLVGLIQQAFYAEGRDVTQASVLVELAEQAGVPRIEFAALFDHADQHKATQADFSWVQDLGIAGFPTLLAERNGQLALLTNGYQPLSELSPLLGRWLERAACA, via the coding sequence ATGTGTTCCTGGTGCTGGGGGTTCGCCCCGGTTGCCAAGGCATTGGTCGAGCAGGCGCAGGCAGCCGGGGTGGAGTTGCACCTGGTGGTCGGCGGGTTGCGCACCGGTAGCGGTGCGGCGCTGGAACCGACTACGCGGCGCTACATCCTCGAGCACTGGCAAGCGGTCAACGAGGCTACCGGTCAGCCGTTCAAGTTCGACGGGGCGTTGCCCGACGGTTTTGTCTACGACACCGAGCCGGCCTGTCGGGCAATCGTCACCGCGCGCAGCCTGGCGCCGGATTGCGCGTGGACGCTGGTCGGCCTGATCCAGCAGGCGTTTTACGCTGAAGGCCGCGATGTCACCCAGGCCAGTGTGTTGGTCGAACTGGCCGAACAGGCCGGCGTGCCGCGTATCGAGTTTGCCGCGCTGTTCGATCATGCCGATCAGCACAAGGCGACTCAGGCTGATTTCAGCTGGGTGCAGGATCTGGGCATCGCCGGGTTCCCGACCCTGCTCGCCGAGCGCAACGGCCAACTGGCGCTGTTGACCAACGGCTATCAACCGCTCAGCGAACTCTCGCCGCTGCTTGGTCGCTGGCTGGAGCGCGCCGCCTGTGCCTGA
- a CDS encoding rhodanese-related sulfurtransferase produces the protein MTQPIVVAALYKFVTLEDYVDLREPLLQAMVDNGIKGTLLIAEEGINGTVSGSREGIDGLLAWLKNDPRMIDIDHKESYCDEQPFYRTKVKLKKEIVTLGVEGVDPNKKVGTYVEPQDWNALISDPEVLLIDTRNDYEVAIGTFEGAIDPKTTSFREFPDYIKEHFDPAVHKKVAMFCTGGIRCEKASSYMLGEGFEEVYHLKGGILKYLEEVPQEETKWQGDCFVFDNRVTVRHDLSEGDYDQCHACRTPVSVEDRASEHYVAGISCPHCWDKLSEKTRRSAIDRQKQIELAKARNMPHPIGYNYKQASTEA, from the coding sequence ATGACACAACCGATTGTCGTGGCGGCACTGTATAAGTTCGTCACCCTCGAAGATTACGTTGACCTGCGCGAGCCCCTGCTGCAAGCGATGGTCGACAATGGCATCAAAGGCACTCTGCTGATCGCCGAAGAAGGCATCAACGGCACCGTGTCCGGCAGCCGCGAAGGCATCGACGGCCTGCTCGCCTGGCTGAAGAACGACCCGCGCATGATCGACATCGACCACAAAGAGTCGTACTGCGACGAGCAGCCGTTCTACCGCACCAAGGTCAAGTTGAAGAAAGAGATCGTCACCCTTGGCGTCGAAGGCGTGGACCCGAACAAAAAGGTCGGCACCTACGTTGAGCCGCAGGACTGGAACGCGCTGATCAGCGACCCGGAAGTGCTGCTGATCGACACCCGCAACGACTACGAAGTGGCGATCGGCACCTTCGAAGGCGCCATCGATCCGAAAACCACCAGTTTTCGCGAATTCCCCGACTACATCAAAGAACACTTCGACCCGGCCGTGCACAAGAAGGTCGCGATGTTCTGCACCGGCGGCATTCGCTGCGAGAAAGCCTCCAGCTACATGCTGGGTGAGGGGTTCGAAGAGGTTTACCACCTCAAGGGCGGCATCCTGAAGTACCTCGAAGAGGTGCCGCAGGAAGAAACCAAGTGGCAGGGTGACTGCTTCGTGTTCGACAACCGGGTGACCGTGCGTCACGACCTCAGCGAAGGCGACTACGATCAATGTCATGCCTGCCGCACACCGGTCAGTGTTGAAGATCGCGCCTCCGAGCACTACGTGGCCGGCATCAGCTGCCCGCATTGCTGGGACAAACTGAGCGAGAAAACCCGCCGCAGCGCCATCGATCGGCAGAAGCAGATCGAACTGGCCAAGGCGCGCAACATGCCGCACCCGATCGGCTACAACTATAAACAAGCATCCACCGAGGCCTGA
- a CDS encoding DUF2059 domain-containing protein translates to MTRLRAICTAVALVCASGQVLADTASHNASAEAFLTLAHADKLGTPVYMQVQQMFAQRFEQTKAPESKKAVLETYQAKANAALDQAIGWNKLKPDMVKLYTSNFSESELKDLVAFYQSPLGKKVLEKMPQLTQQSAQMTQAKLESAVPVVNKLLDDMTNELAPKGAAPAKKK, encoded by the coding sequence ATGACTCGTCTTCGTGCCATCTGCACCGCGGTTGCACTGGTTTGCGCCAGCGGCCAGGTGCTTGCCGATACCGCCAGCCACAACGCCAGTGCTGAAGCTTTCCTGACCCTGGCGCACGCTGACAAGCTGGGCACTCCGGTGTACATGCAAGTGCAGCAAATGTTCGCTCAGCGTTTTGAACAGACCAAAGCCCCGGAATCCAAGAAAGCCGTACTGGAAACCTACCAGGCCAAGGCCAATGCCGCCCTGGACCAGGCCATCGGCTGGAACAAGCTCAAGCCTGACATGGTCAAGCTCTACACCAGCAACTTCAGCGAATCGGAGCTCAAAGACCTGGTCGCGTTTTACCAGTCGCCACTGGGCAAGAAAGTCCTGGAGAAAATGCCGCAGCTGACCCAGCAATCGGCCCAGATGACTCAGGCCAAGCTGGAAAGCGCCGTGCCTGTCGTCAACAAGCTGCTCGACGACATGACCAACGAGCTGGCACCGAAAGGCGCTGCGCCGGCCAAGAAGAAGTAA